Proteins found in one Thermaerobacter subterraneus DSM 13965 genomic segment:
- the uvrC gene encoding excinuclease ABC subunit UvrC yields MPNGRRRGDPQTPAPPPPGVGAAPTSQLEPAGERGPAGGLGTAGRRGPAAGPDPSGSPVPPGDLGPARPPDAPAGTGVPGGALRQRAADLPEQPGVYLFKDAQGQVLYVGKARSLRQRVRSYFQSSRHLPARIQRMVERAAALEFIVTRNEVEALVLENTLIKRYRPRYNVRLRDDKTYPYLKVHVHEDWPRVSIARQVQDDGARYFGPYTHSASLQEALRLIRRVFPYRSCSDHRLRRGGRPCLHYYIGRCLAPCAALCDRDRYDAMIRDLIAFLEGRSREVLERVEAEMQSAAARWEFERAAELRDQLRALHQVLEQQQVASPRRAEEDAIGIARQGDRAHAQVFFVREGRIIGREQLSMTGVDGLDDGELLAAFLTQYYGRATFVPREILLPAELPPGEAEVIGRWLSQRRGVQVRLHRPQRGTKRRWVELAEHNARLLLAQAETDDQVRQDRARRALEELARYLDLDEPPRRIECYDISNFQGAQPVGSMVVMIRGEPAKAEYRRFRIRTVEAPNDFASMQEVLYRRLRRGLEAQGVPVEGDVPSTAGAGEGDLPASVDPAGETPAAPPPAPGQAGAGEAGAGQAGADRAGAGLSGTAVGGAGRTPAGDPGAAELRGFADLPDLILIDGGKGQLSAAQEVLDRLGLVDIPVFALAKRFELVYAPDRPDPIVIPRDSPALHLLQRIRDEAHRFALSYHRQLRQRAGLHSVLEELPGIGPRRRKALLEAFGSLEAIARASEDELAAVPGMNRAAARTVYRAFHRLPTPDTGPPGGDAGETATGGGGDPA; encoded by the coding sequence GTGCCGAACGGGCGACGGCGCGGCGATCCCCAAACCCCAGCCCCGCCCCCGCCTGGGGTTGGGGCGGCGCCTACAAGCCAGCTCGAGCCCGCGGGCGAGCGCGGCCCCGCAGGCGGGTTGGGGACTGCCGGCCGGCGGGGTCCCGCGGCCGGACCGGATCCCTCCGGCTCGCCCGTCCCCCCCGGGGACCTGGGGCCCGCCCGCCCTCCGGATGCCCCCGCCGGGACGGGGGTACCCGGAGGGGCCCTTCGCCAGCGGGCTGCCGACCTGCCCGAACAGCCCGGCGTGTACCTGTTCAAGGACGCCCAGGGCCAGGTGCTCTACGTGGGCAAGGCGCGCTCCCTGCGCCAGCGGGTCCGGTCGTACTTCCAGTCCTCCCGCCACCTGCCGGCCCGCATCCAGCGGATGGTGGAGCGGGCGGCCGCCCTGGAGTTCATCGTGACCCGCAACGAGGTCGAGGCCCTGGTCCTCGAGAACACGCTGATCAAGCGCTACCGTCCGCGGTACAACGTCCGGCTGCGGGACGACAAGACCTATCCCTACCTGAAGGTCCACGTCCATGAGGACTGGCCCCGGGTCAGCATCGCACGGCAGGTGCAGGACGACGGCGCCCGCTACTTCGGGCCCTACACCCACTCCGCGTCGCTGCAGGAAGCCCTGCGGCTGATCCGCCGGGTCTTCCCCTACCGCAGCTGCTCCGATCACCGGCTGCGGCGGGGCGGCCGGCCGTGCCTGCACTACTACATCGGCCGCTGCCTGGCTCCGTGTGCCGCCCTGTGCGACCGGGACCGGTACGACGCCATGATCCGCGACCTCATCGCCTTCCTGGAGGGCCGGTCGCGGGAGGTCCTGGAACGGGTGGAGGCGGAGATGCAGTCCGCCGCCGCCCGCTGGGAGTTCGAGCGGGCCGCCGAGCTGCGCGACCAGCTGCGGGCGCTGCACCAGGTCCTGGAGCAGCAGCAGGTGGCCAGCCCCCGCCGGGCGGAGGAAGATGCCATCGGCATCGCCCGCCAGGGCGACCGGGCCCACGCCCAGGTCTTCTTCGTGCGGGAAGGACGGATCATCGGTCGCGAGCAGCTGTCCATGACGGGCGTCGACGGCCTGGACGACGGGGAGCTGCTGGCGGCGTTCCTGACCCAGTACTACGGGCGGGCGACCTTCGTTCCGCGGGAGATCCTGCTGCCCGCCGAGCTGCCCCCGGGCGAGGCGGAGGTCATCGGCCGGTGGCTCAGCCAGCGCCGGGGTGTTCAGGTGCGCCTGCACCGGCCCCAGCGGGGCACGAAGCGCCGGTGGGTCGAACTGGCCGAGCACAACGCCCGCCTGCTGCTGGCCCAGGCGGAGACGGACGACCAGGTGCGCCAGGACCGGGCCCGGCGGGCCCTGGAGGAGCTGGCCCGATACCTGGACCTGGACGAGCCGCCGCGGCGCATCGAGTGCTACGACATCTCCAACTTCCAGGGTGCCCAGCCGGTCGGCTCCATGGTGGTGATGATCCGCGGCGAGCCGGCCAAGGCCGAATACCGCCGCTTCCGCATCCGCACGGTGGAAGCGCCCAACGACTTCGCCAGCATGCAGGAGGTGCTCTACCGCCGCCTGCGGCGCGGCCTGGAGGCGCAGGGGGTGCCCGTGGAAGGCGACGTGCCCTCCACGGCCGGCGCCGGGGAAGGCGACCTGCCGGCCTCCGTCGACCCTGCCGGGGAGACCCCCGCGGCACCGCCGCCTGCGCCCGGCCAGGCCGGCGCGGGTGAGGCAGGGGCGGGACAGGCCGGGGCCGACCGGGCCGGGGCGGGTCTCTCCGGGACCGCCGTCGGCGGAGCCGGCCGGACTCCCGCCGGCGATCCCGGCGCCGCGGAGCTGCGGGGCTTTGCCGACCTGCCGGACCTGATCCTGATCGACGGGGGCAAGGGGCAGCTGTCGGCCGCCCAGGAGGTCCTGGACCGCCTGGGGCTGGTGGACATTCCCGTCTTCGCCCTGGCCAAGCGGTTCGAGCTGGTTTACGCTCCGGACCGGCCGGATCCCATCGTGATCCCGCGGGACTCCCCCGCGCTGCACCTGCTGCAGCGGATCCGGGACGAGGCCCACCGCTTCGCCTTGAGCTACCACCGGCAGCTGCGCCAGCGGGCCGGGTTGCACTCGGTGCTGGAGGAACTGCCGGGCATCGGGCCCCGGCGGAGGAAGGCGCTGCTGGAGGCCTTCGGCTCCCTGGAGGCCATCGCCCGGGCAAGCGAGGACGAACTGGCGGCCGTACCGGGGATGAACCGGGCGGCGGCCCGCACCGTTTACCGGGCCTTCCACCGCCTTCCCACACCGGACACCGGCCCGCCCGGTGGCGATGCCGGGGAAACGGCCACCGGCGGTGGTGGCGATCCCGCCTGA
- a CDS encoding radical SAM protein: MRPRTRRIQYRWLPCKSLINRVSGMPFQWSINPYRGCTHGCVYCYARATHPYLGLDGGLDFESVIFVKQGAVEALRRDLARPGWNRELVAIGTATDPYQPIEGKYRLMRGILQALIDAETPFSITTKSTLVLRDLDLLVEASRRAGCTVNISIPTVDPGLWRQLEPGTPHPAQRLRVLERLRAAGIRAGVFLAPILPGITDDRLHLEAVVKAAAQHGAAFLWPGVMHLGPGVREWVFPALARLRPDLMPMYRALYRGREAAPFYRESVLRRVEELKTRWGLAGPRPERAQRVTPPAGTSPSAGGDAKRAAAPSGLAAPVATVPVAAMAGVTAMFPMLPPANRPAGPRPAGRQPAAAPLPAAGGAFEQPARAATRDRNPAGASGRAPVAGRRGLPGHGTRRSRGVPGQIALPLTGV; encoded by the coding sequence GTGCGTCCCCGCACCCGCCGCATCCAGTACCGCTGGCTGCCCTGTAAGAGCCTGATCAACCGCGTCTCGGGAATGCCCTTCCAGTGGAGCATCAACCCCTACCGCGGGTGCACCCACGGCTGCGTGTACTGCTATGCCCGGGCCACCCATCCCTATCTGGGGCTCGACGGCGGCCTGGACTTCGAATCGGTGATCTTCGTGAAGCAGGGTGCGGTGGAAGCCCTGCGCCGGGACCTGGCCCGGCCGGGATGGAACCGGGAGCTGGTGGCCATCGGCACCGCCACCGACCCTTACCAGCCCATCGAGGGGAAGTACCGGCTAATGCGCGGCATCCTGCAGGCCTTGATCGACGCCGAGACCCCCTTCTCCATCACCACCAAGAGCACCCTGGTCCTGCGCGACCTGGACCTGCTGGTCGAGGCCAGCCGCCGGGCCGGCTGCACGGTGAACATCTCCATCCCGACGGTCGATCCCGGCCTGTGGCGCCAGCTGGAGCCCGGCACCCCCCACCCTGCCCAGCGGCTGCGGGTCCTGGAACGGCTGCGGGCCGCTGGTATCCGGGCTGGTGTCTTCCTGGCCCCCATCCTGCCCGGCATCACCGACGACCGGCTCCACCTGGAAGCCGTGGTGAAAGCGGCCGCGCAGCACGGGGCGGCCTTCCTGTGGCCAGGGGTCATGCACCTGGGGCCCGGCGTGCGGGAGTGGGTCTTCCCGGCCCTGGCCCGCCTGCGGCCCGATCTGATGCCCATGTACCGCGCCCTCTATCGGGGGAGGGAGGCGGCACCGTTCTACCGGGAAAGCGTGCTCCGGCGGGTCGAAGAGTTGAAAACCCGGTGGGGTCTGGCCGGACCGCGACCGGAGCGGGCACAGCGGGTGACCCCGCCGGCTGGGACCTCCCCTTCCGCCGGCGGTGACGCCAAGCGGGCGGCTGCCCCGTCCGGGCTCGCGGCCCCGGTCGCCACGGTGCCCGTCGCCGCCATGGCAGGCGTGACGGCCATGTTCCCGATGCTCCCGCCGGCGAACCGGCCGGCAGGGCCCAGGCCTGCCGGCCGCCAGCCCGCCGCCGCCCCGCTCCCCGCCGCCGGCGGCGCATTCGAACAGCCTGCCCGCGCCGCCACCCGCGACAGGAACCCGGCCGGCGCATCGGGCCGTGCCCCTGTGGCCGGTCGCCGGGGCCTCCCCGGGCACGGGACCCGGCGTTCCCGCGGGGTTCCCGGCCAGATCGCCCTGCCGTTGACCGGCGTTTGA
- a CDS encoding AI-2E family transporter, giving the protein MATEPPKQPASPPAGPPGPAGPAWSTLVGLLNILAGAGVLWLAWWVLSHFGRTLTLLGLAGVLAFLLEPAVSFLERGMRSRALAALLLYLAFVALLALGVVYLAGPIKEQAQELFWSVPRYRQQVAEAVPVLQKYMELLREFLARYGVSVEPQDLAGQFLQRVAGSTNRILAGLTAVVTGIGTTLANAVLVLVISIYLVVDGSGLNRQMLGYLPARYRRPVRRAQAVALRVFGGYLRGQLLLGLIIGVVVGIGLSLLGIPYPALLGVIAGVMELLPIVGAVLGAIPAILVALFQPWPAVLYVTLFFIVVQQVEGNLLVPRITGQAVGLHPLATLLALLAGYEVAGILGAILAVPVAAVAQALLREFNPPDPDPGEPGAGDNRRRPRRPSRAPRPVGAQPPDPSGNGDRNPGGEPHGPAGAGPSGPLPPERCEQEPAREGQDPPPPARGPRVVITRRPA; this is encoded by the coding sequence TTGGCAACGGAACCGCCCAAGCAGCCGGCCTCACCCCCGGCGGGACCGCCGGGGCCTGCGGGACCGGCCTGGTCTACCCTGGTGGGGCTCCTCAACATCCTGGCCGGCGCGGGTGTGCTCTGGCTCGCCTGGTGGGTGCTTTCCCACTTTGGGCGCACCCTGACCCTGCTCGGGCTGGCGGGGGTGCTGGCGTTTTTGCTAGAACCGGCCGTCAGCTTCCTGGAGCGCGGCATGCGCAGCCGGGCCCTGGCCGCCCTGTTGCTCTACCTGGCGTTTGTGGCGCTCCTGGCCCTGGGCGTGGTCTACCTGGCCGGCCCTATCAAGGAGCAGGCCCAGGAGCTGTTCTGGTCCGTGCCGCGCTACCGGCAGCAGGTGGCGGAAGCGGTTCCCGTCCTGCAGAAGTACATGGAACTCCTGCGGGAATTCCTGGCACGCTACGGGGTCAGCGTGGAGCCCCAGGATCTCGCCGGCCAGTTCCTGCAGCGGGTAGCCGGCAGCACCAACCGCATCCTGGCCGGCCTGACCGCCGTTGTGACCGGTATCGGCACCACCCTGGCCAACGCCGTGCTGGTCCTGGTGATCTCCATCTACCTAGTGGTCGACGGTTCCGGGCTCAACCGGCAGATGCTAGGTTACCTGCCCGCCCGGTACCGCCGGCCCGTCCGCCGCGCCCAGGCGGTGGCCTTGCGCGTCTTCGGCGGCTACCTGCGGGGCCAGCTGCTGCTGGGTCTGATCATCGGCGTGGTGGTCGGCATCGGTCTCAGCCTTCTGGGCATTCCTTACCCGGCCCTGCTGGGCGTCATCGCGGGGGTCATGGAGCTGCTGCCCATCGTGGGCGCCGTCCTAGGGGCCATCCCCGCCATCCTGGTGGCCCTGTTCCAGCCGTGGCCCGCCGTTCTCTACGTGACCCTGTTCTTCATCGTGGTCCAGCAAGTGGAGGGCAACCTGCTGGTGCCCCGCATCACGGGCCAGGCCGTGGGGCTCCACCCCCTGGCCACCTTGCTGGCCCTGCTGGCCGGATACGAGGTGGCCGGGATCCTGGGGGCGATCCTGGCCGTGCCCGTGGCCGCCGTCGCCCAGGCGCTGCTGCGGGAGTTCAACCCCCCCGACCCGGACCCCGGCGAGCCCGGCGCTGGGGACAACCGGCGCCGGCCGCGCCGCCCCAGCCGGGCACCCCGCCCCGTGGGGGCGCAACCTCCGGACCCGTCCGGGAACGGTGACCGCAACCCCGGCGGGGAGCCGCACGGCCCGGCCGGTGCTGGGCCGTCCGGGCCCCTGCCCCCGGAACGCTGCGAGCAGGAACCGGCCCGCGAGGGGCAAGACCCGCCGCCCCCCGCCCGCGGCCCGCGGGTCGTCATCACCCGCCGGCCCGCCTGA
- the uvrA gene encoding excinuclease ABC subunit UvrA has protein sequence MAQDRIVIRGARQHNLKNIDLELPRDKLIVLTGLSGSGKSSLAFDTLYAEGQRRYVESLSAYARQFLGQMDKPDVDMIEGLSPAISIDQKTTTRNPRSTVGTVTEIYDYLRLLFARVGHPHCPQCGRPISQQTVEQMVDRVLELPEGTRVQVLAPLVRGRKGEHEKVFDEARRAGFVRVRVDGQVRELAELPPGFKLEKNKKHTIEVVVDRIVVRPGARSRLADSIETALGLADGLVLIDVLDGEAMLFSQRFACPECGTSLEELSPRMFSFNSPYGACPECSGLGSRLEIDPELVIPDRRKSLADGAVVPWSRGTSNYYPQLLMAVARHFGVDWEAPLEEAGEEFIRVLLYGTPEPIRFRYENRYGRVRDRYVQFDGVVANLERRYREATTDFQREEIEQYMSAHPCPACRGARLRPESLAVTVGGKNIAQVTAMSVRQLLGFLDQLRLTEREAVIAREVIKEIRARLHFLADVGLDYLTLDRPAGTLSGGEAQRIRLATQIGSGLVGVLYILDEPSIGLHQRDNARLIATLQRLRDLGNTLVVVEHDQDMMEAADFIVDIGPGAGEHGGRVVVAGTLQDVIRCPESVTGQYLSGRRSIPVPERRRQPNGRWLVVKGAREHNLKGIDVRFPLNLLVCVTGVSGSGKSTLVNDILYRRLAQHVYGTRTRPGEHDGIEGLEHVRKVVNVDQSPIGRTPRSNPATYTGVFDFIRELFAATPEARMRGYTKGRFSFNVRGGRCEACKGDGIIKIEMHFLPDVYVPCEVCKGKRYNRETLEIKYKGKSIADVLDMTVEEALEFFAAVPRVQRKLQTLYDVGLGYIRLGQPATELSGGEAQRVKLATELSRRSDGGTVYILDEPTTGLHFADIHRLVDVLQRLVDAGDTVIVIEHNLDVVKVADWVIDLGPEGGDGGGRVVAEGPPEAIMAEPASYTGRFLRQHLERQARRSGTGGQLPGAVPAEGMVAADGLAAGDRPASRDGGAVARAAGR, from the coding sequence ATGGCACAGGACCGGATCGTCATCCGCGGGGCGCGGCAGCACAACCTGAAGAACATCGACCTGGAGCTGCCCCGGGACAAGCTGATCGTCCTCACCGGCCTCAGCGGCAGCGGCAAGAGCTCGTTGGCCTTCGACACCCTCTATGCCGAGGGCCAGCGGCGGTACGTGGAATCGCTGTCCGCCTACGCCCGCCAGTTCCTGGGCCAGATGGACAAGCCGGACGTGGACATGATCGAGGGGCTGTCGCCGGCCATCTCCATCGACCAGAAGACCACCACCCGCAACCCCCGCTCCACCGTGGGCACGGTAACGGAGATCTACGACTACCTGCGGCTGCTCTTCGCCCGGGTGGGGCATCCCCATTGCCCCCAGTGCGGCCGGCCCATCAGCCAGCAGACGGTGGAGCAGATGGTGGACCGGGTGCTGGAGCTGCCCGAAGGCACCCGGGTGCAGGTCCTGGCGCCCCTGGTCCGGGGGCGGAAGGGCGAGCACGAGAAGGTCTTCGACGAGGCCCGGCGGGCCGGGTTCGTCCGGGTGCGGGTGGACGGCCAGGTGCGGGAGCTGGCCGAGCTGCCGCCGGGTTTCAAGCTGGAGAAGAACAAGAAACACACCATTGAGGTGGTGGTCGACCGCATCGTGGTGCGGCCGGGGGCCCGGTCCCGGCTGGCCGACTCCATCGAGACGGCCCTGGGGCTGGCCGACGGGCTGGTGCTGATCGACGTGCTGGACGGGGAGGCCATGCTCTTCAGCCAGCGCTTTGCCTGCCCCGAGTGCGGCACCAGCCTGGAAGAGCTCAGCCCCCGCATGTTCTCCTTCAACAGCCCGTACGGGGCTTGCCCGGAGTGCTCCGGGCTGGGCAGCCGGCTGGAGATCGACCCCGAGCTGGTGATCCCCGACCGCCGCAAGTCCCTGGCCGACGGCGCGGTGGTGCCCTGGAGCCGGGGAACCTCCAACTACTACCCGCAGCTGCTGATGGCGGTGGCGCGCCACTTCGGGGTCGACTGGGAGGCGCCGCTGGAGGAGGCGGGGGAGGAGTTCATCCGGGTGCTGCTCTACGGCACGCCGGAGCCCATCCGCTTCCGCTACGAGAACCGGTACGGGCGGGTGCGGGACCGGTACGTCCAGTTCGACGGCGTGGTGGCCAACCTGGAGCGGCGCTACCGGGAAGCCACCACCGACTTCCAGCGGGAAGAGATCGAGCAGTACATGAGCGCCCACCCCTGCCCGGCCTGCCGTGGGGCCCGCCTGCGGCCTGAATCCCTGGCGGTCACTGTGGGAGGCAAGAACATCGCCCAGGTGACGGCCATGTCCGTGCGCCAGCTGCTGGGCTTCCTGGACCAGCTGCGGCTGACGGAGCGGGAGGCGGTGATCGCCCGGGAGGTCATCAAGGAGATCCGGGCGCGGCTCCACTTCCTGGCCGACGTGGGGCTGGATTACCTCACCCTGGACCGCCCGGCCGGCACCCTGTCGGGCGGCGAGGCCCAGCGCATCCGCCTGGCCACCCAGATCGGATCGGGCCTGGTGGGCGTACTCTACATCCTGGACGAACCCAGCATCGGCCTGCACCAGCGGGACAACGCGCGGCTGATCGCCACGCTGCAGCGCCTCCGGGACCTGGGCAACACCCTGGTGGTGGTGGAGCACGACCAGGACATGATGGAAGCCGCCGACTTCATCGTCGACATCGGACCGGGCGCCGGCGAGCACGGCGGCCGGGTGGTGGTGGCCGGTACCCTTCAGGATGTGATCCGCTGCCCCGAGTCGGTGACGGGCCAGTACCTCTCGGGCCGGCGGTCCATTCCGGTGCCGGAACGGCGGCGGCAGCCCAACGGCCGGTGGCTGGTGGTGAAGGGGGCGCGGGAGCACAACCTCAAGGGCATCGACGTGCGCTTCCCCCTCAACCTGCTGGTGTGTGTAACGGGCGTGTCGGGCAGCGGCAAGTCGACCCTGGTCAACGACATCCTCTACCGGCGCCTGGCGCAGCACGTCTACGGCACCAGGACGCGGCCCGGCGAGCACGACGGCATCGAGGGCCTGGAGCACGTCCGCAAGGTGGTCAACGTGGACCAGTCGCCCATCGGGCGGACGCCGCGGTCGAACCCCGCCACCTACACCGGCGTCTTCGACTTCATCCGCGAGCTCTTCGCGGCCACCCCCGAGGCCCGGATGCGGGGTTACACCAAGGGACGGTTCAGCTTCAACGTGCGGGGCGGCCGCTGCGAGGCCTGCAAGGGCGACGGCATCATCAAGATCGAGATGCACTTCCTGCCCGACGTCTACGTGCCGTGTGAGGTGTGCAAGGGCAAGCGATACAACCGCGAGACCCTGGAGATCAAGTACAAGGGCAAGTCCATCGCCGACGTGCTGGACATGACGGTGGAAGAGGCGCTGGAATTCTTCGCGGCGGTGCCCCGGGTGCAGCGGAAGCTGCAAACCCTGTACGACGTAGGGCTGGGGTACATCCGGCTGGGGCAGCCGGCCACGGAGCTGTCCGGCGGCGAGGCCCAGCGGGTCAAGCTGGCCACCGAGCTCTCCCGCCGGTCCGACGGCGGGACGGTCTATATCCTGGACGAGCCGACCACGGGGCTGCACTTCGCCGACATTCACCGGCTGGTGGACGTGCTGCAGCGGCTGGTGGACGCCGGGGACACGGTGATCGTCATCGAGCACAACCTGGACGTGGTCAAGGTGGCCGACTGGGTCATCGACCTGGGGCCCGAGGGGGGCGACGGCGGCGGCCGGGTGGTGGCCGAGGGGCCGCCCGAGGCCATCATGGCCGAACCCGCCTCCTACACGGGCCGGTTCCTGCGCCAGCATCTGGAGCGCCAGGCTCGCCGGTCGGGCACGGGCGGCCAGCTGCCCGGGGCGGTCCCGGCGGAGGGGATGGTCGCCGCGGACGGCCTGGCCGCCGGGGATCGCCCGGCCTCGCGGGACGGTGGCGCGGTGGCCCGGGCCGCGGGGCGATAG
- the uvrB gene encoding excinuclease ABC subunit UvrB, giving the protein MPAFKVVAEFEPRGDQPKAIEAISRAFREGAQVVTLLGATGTGKTATMAWVIEQLQLPTLVIAHNKTLAGQLAAEFKQFFPHNAVEYFVSYYDYYQPEAYVPQTDTYIEKDALINDEIDKLRHSATSSLFERKDVIVVASVSCIYGLGAPEDYRDLVLSLRVGNEMPREQILRKLVDIQYARNDVDFQRGTFRVRGDVIEIFPASMAERAIRVELFGDEIDRLTEIDALTGEVLAYRDHVAIYPASHYVTHEWKLKRAIESIERELEQRLAELRARDKLLEAQRLEQRTRYDLEMLREVGYCSGIENYSRHLTGRAPGEPPYTLLDYFPRPFLCIIDESHVTIPQLRAMYEGEMSRKDSLIEYGFRLPSARDNRPLKFEEFWEKVGQVLFVSATPGPFEREHSDVIVEQIVRPTGLLDPEIEVRPTRGQIEDLLGEIRQRVERGHRVLVTTLTKRMAEDLTDYLREMGVKVRYLHSEVDTLERMEIIRDLRLGVFDVLVGINLLREGLDLPEVSLVAILDADKEGYLRSTTALIQTIGRAARNVEGKVIMYADTITDSMRQAIEETYRRRKIQEEYNRRHGITPQTVRKAVRDVIEATHAAERPPEYLAGKRLSDLPRHQIPEIVKKLRKEMEEAARDLEFERAALLRDMILELEARRLGQPAGRDTLRAAATAGTGGGPSPAARRRGRAGRAGR; this is encoded by the coding sequence ATGCCTGCGTTCAAGGTGGTGGCCGAATTCGAGCCCCGGGGGGATCAGCCCAAGGCCATCGAGGCCATCAGCCGTGCCTTCCGGGAGGGGGCGCAGGTGGTCACCCTGCTGGGTGCCACGGGCACGGGGAAGACGGCCACCATGGCGTGGGTCATCGAGCAACTGCAGCTCCCCACCCTGGTCATCGCCCACAACAAGACCCTGGCGGGCCAGCTGGCCGCGGAGTTCAAGCAGTTCTTCCCCCATAACGCGGTGGAGTACTTCGTCAGTTACTACGACTACTACCAGCCCGAGGCCTACGTGCCCCAGACGGACACCTACATCGAGAAGGATGCGCTGATCAACGACGAGATCGACAAGCTGCGCCACTCGGCCACCAGCAGCCTGTTCGAGCGCAAGGACGTCATCGTGGTGGCCAGCGTCTCCTGCATCTACGGCCTGGGCGCGCCGGAAGACTACCGGGACCTGGTGCTGTCGCTGCGGGTGGGCAACGAGATGCCCCGGGAACAGATCCTGCGCAAGCTGGTGGACATCCAGTACGCGCGCAACGACGTGGACTTCCAGCGGGGCACCTTCCGGGTGCGGGGCGACGTGATCGAGATCTTCCCGGCGTCCATGGCCGAGCGGGCCATCCGGGTGGAGCTCTTCGGCGACGAGATCGACCGGCTGACGGAGATCGACGCCCTGACGGGAGAGGTGCTGGCCTACCGGGACCACGTGGCCATCTACCCGGCCAGCCACTACGTCACCCACGAGTGGAAGCTCAAGCGGGCCATCGAGTCCATCGAGCGGGAGCTGGAGCAGCGGCTGGCGGAGCTGCGGGCCCGGGACAAGCTGCTGGAGGCCCAGCGCCTGGAGCAGCGCACCCGGTACGACCTGGAGATGCTGCGCGAGGTGGGCTACTGCAGCGGCATCGAGAACTACTCGCGCCACCTGACCGGGCGGGCGCCCGGCGAGCCGCCCTATACCCTGTTGGACTACTTCCCCCGGCCCTTTCTGTGCATCATCGACGAATCCCACGTGACCATCCCCCAGCTGCGGGCCATGTACGAGGGGGAGATGTCCCGCAAGGACTCGCTGATCGAGTATGGCTTCCGGTTGCCGTCCGCCCGGGACAACCGGCCGCTCAAGTTCGAGGAGTTCTGGGAGAAGGTCGGGCAGGTGCTCTTCGTCTCGGCCACGCCGGGGCCCTTCGAGCGGGAGCACTCCGACGTGATCGTGGAGCAGATCGTCCGGCCCACGGGCCTGCTGGATCCCGAGATCGAGGTGCGTCCCACCCGGGGGCAGATCGAGGACCTGCTGGGGGAGATCCGCCAGCGGGTGGAACGCGGCCACCGGGTGCTGGTGACCACCCTGACCAAGCGCATGGCCGAAGACCTGACGGACTACTTGCGGGAGATGGGCGTCAAGGTCCGCTACCTCCATTCGGAGGTCGACACCCTGGAGCGGATGGAGATCATCCGCGACCTGCGCCTGGGCGTGTTCGACGTGCTGGTGGGCATCAACCTGCTGCGGGAAGGGCTTGACCTGCCCGAGGTCTCCCTGGTGGCCATCCTGGACGCGGACAAGGAAGGGTACCTGCGGTCGACCACCGCCCTGATCCAGACCATCGGGCGGGCGGCGCGCAACGTGGAAGGCAAGGTCATCATGTACGCCGACACCATCACCGATTCCATGCGCCAGGCCATCGAGGAGACCTACCGGCGGCGCAAGATCCAGGAGGAATACAACCGCCGGCACGGGATCACGCCCCAGACGGTGCGCAAGGCGGTACGGGACGTGATCGAGGCGACCCATGCCGCGGAGCGGCCGCCGGAGTACCTGGCGGGGAAGCGACTCTCCGACCTGCCCCGCCACCAGATTCCCGAGATCGTCAAGAAGTTGCGCAAGGAGATGGAAGAGGCGGCGCGGGATCTGGAGTTCGAGCGGGCGGCCCTCCTGCGCGACATGATTCTGGAGCTGGAGGCGCGCCGCTTGGGCCAGCCGGCCGGCCGGGACACCCTGCGGGCGGCGGCCACCGCCGGCACCGGGGGCGGCCCATCCCCCGCCGCCCGGCGCCGGGGCCGGGCCGGGCGCGCCGGCAGGTGA